A section of the Malania oleifera isolate guangnan ecotype guangnan chromosome 2, ASM2987363v1, whole genome shotgun sequence genome encodes:
- the LOC131149878 gene encoding transcription repressor OFP17, producing the protein MSLSLKNQAFGIMPDNLNFLKEQFESVSFRLSDAGLDQALLFPSLPITSASARTNRSSKRELAIYCEDMEAACRSFENYLVKMIVEEGKVRDLADVEELLYCCKNLKCPVFIDLVCRFYGELCKDLFSTGEDDDDNYSTPR; encoded by the exons ATGTCTCTGAGTTTGAAAAACCAGGCATTTGGCATCATGCCTGATAATTTAAACTT CCTAAAGGAACAGTTCGAGTCAGTGAGCTTCAGACTCTCAGATGCAGGGCTCGATCAAGCGCTGCTCTTCCCATCATTACCTATCACATCAGCTTCTGCAAGGACTAATAGGAGCAGCAAGAGGGAATTAGCAATATATTGTGAGGACATGGAGGCCGCATGCAGGAGTTTTGAGAACTATTTGGTGAAGATGATTGTGGAGGAAGGGAAAGTGAGGGATTTAGCAGATGTGGAGGAGCTGCTCTATTGCTGTAAGAATTTGAAGTGCCCAGTTTTCATTGATTTGGTTTGTAGATTCTATGGAGAGCTATGCAAAGATTTGTTTTCTACTGGGGAAGATGATGATGACAATTATAGCACTCCTCGGTGA
- the LOC131149877 gene encoding transcription repressor OFP4-like, with protein sequence MNPKASDTHFPSPPRKSFRGRSSRRKTICSPPAVLSSCASQPGKNLVRTKSRRAQSWDYIVSPFDVPSSEFDCHETSYECASSTMAASESFDGPATCSSFCNFQVSSTADIAIDMNKKSLITRSNKMVDKFDTMSELELPSILTRPLKFEDMATEAAKFGRISSKLEDMDAHGSISLKFVKEESIKNRKEPRTSSLVRKCATNNSTGVKLRGNPPKISSRKIQASGRRSVSPGRNLKSKARNLSKSFAIVKSSFDPQSDFRDSMVEMIVENNIWASKDLEELLVCYLSLNSDKYHDLIIRAFEQICFDMTDLHM encoded by the coding sequence ATGAACCCAAAAGCCTCAGATACCCATTTCCCTAGTCCACCAAGAAAATCATTCCGTGGAAGATCATCCAGAAGAAAAACCATTTGTAGTCCTCCTGCTGTTCTGTCCTCTTGTGCGTCCCAACCTGGGAAAAACTTGGTCCGGACTAAATCCCGTCGAGCTCAATCTTGGGACTATATTGTCTCCCCCTTTGACGTCCCTTCCTCAGAGTTTGACTGCCATGAAACATCGTATGAATGCGCTTCCAGTACAATGGCTGCTTCTGAGTCATTTGATGGTCCAGCCACGTGTTCGAGCTTTTGCAATTTTCAAGTCAGTTCAACTGCTGATATTGCCATTGACATGAATAAGAAGTCTTTGATCACAAGGAGCAATAAAATGGTAGACAAGTTTGATACAATGTCTGAGCTTGAGCTCCCTTCAATATTGACAAGGCCATTAAAATTTGAAGACATGGCCACTGAAGCTGCCAAATTTGGCAGGATTTCTTCCAAGTTGGAGGATATGGATGCTCATGGGTCTATCTCTCTAAAATTTGTCAAGGAAGAAAGCATCAAGAATCGAAAAGAACCAAGGACCAGTTCTCTAGTCCGGAAGTGTGCAACAAACAACTCCACAGGTGTAAAGCTTCGAGGGAATCCTCCGAAAATATCGAGCAGGAAGATTCAGGCCTCTGGCCGAAGGAGTGTATCGCCTGGCAGGAACTTGAAATCCAAGGCGAGGAACCTTTCAAAGAGCTTTGCAATTGTGAAGTCCTCATTTGATCCTCAAAGTGACTTCAGGGATTCAATGGTGGAGATGATTGTGGAGAACAATATCTGGGCATCAAAGGATTTGGAAGAGCTTCTAGTATGTTACCTTTCGTTGAATTCAGATAAGTACCACGACCTTATCATCAGAGCATTTGAGCAAATCTGCTTTGATATGACTGATCTCCACATGTAA
- the LOC131147752 gene encoding protein GRAVITROPIC IN THE LIGHT 1, with protein sequence MECAANPSKLSSNVSHVVSIFAKVCSFRSIGVNPNLSDNGTTLSGEDSSDATEETLCDAEKVQPHPPVDFPKLFDTVSALKMAYLQFQEAHIPYDPEKIKAADELIVNKLEALCKIKRAYKAKQFKKANPCSTSALLIEEIQVLERLLANLHSQMKSKDSQILLLRLELQNLSLQNPSLFEKFRQNEEKVWDLSFTSFHNTFREVSKAIHDFAKPLISLMRASGWDLDLAANKIEGSVVYSKRSHKKYAFEAYVTRRMFGGISLESDYVVDDIIKSQDPIEALTKYPDSNFAKFCRLKYLLVVHPKMEASFFRNLDQRNFVLGGKHPRTPFYQAFVKMARWVWVLRGIAAIMKPKAEIFGIKRGSKFSDVYMECVEEEMEYEARGDDEGQARFKVEFMVIPGFRIGEKMVRSQVYLSKN encoded by the coding sequence ATGGAATGTGCTGCAAACCCATCCAAATTATCTTCAAACGTATCCCACGTTGTCTCCATTTTCGCCAAAGTTTGCAGCTTCAGATCAATTGGAGTGAATCCAAACCTCAGCGATAATGGCACTACTCTGTCAGGTGAAGACAGCAGCGATGCAACTGAAGAGACACTGTGTGATGCCGAGAAAGTCCAACCACACCCTCCTGTTGATTTTCCCAAGCTCTTTGACACAGTTTCTGCACTAAAAATGGCTTATCTTCAGTTCCAGGAAGCCCACATTCCTTATGACCCAGAGAAAATCAAAGCTGCTGATGAACTTATTGTGAACAAACTGGAAGCACTCTGCAAGATTAAACGTGCTTATAAGGCGAAGCAATTCAAAAAAGCTAACCCCTGCTCGACCTCTGCTCTACTGATAGAGGAGATTCAAGTTCTGGAGCGATTGTTGGCAAATTTGCACTCTCAAATGAAGTCTAAAGACTCTCAGATCCTTCTCTTGCGGCTAGAGCTGCAGAATTTGAGTTTGCAGAATCCAAGTCTGTTTGAGAAGTTCAGACAGAATGAGGAGAAAGTTTGGGATTTGAGCTTCACCTCATTCCACAACACCTTCAGAGAAGTTTCTAAAGCCATTCATGATTTCGCAAAGCCGTTGATTAGCTTGATGAGAGCTTCCGGTTGGGATCTAGACTTGGCTGCAAATAAGATTGAAGGTTCAGTGGTGTATTCAAAAAGATCCCACAAGAAGTATGCATTTGAAGCCTATGTTACCCGTAGAATGTTTGGCGGCATTTCACTGGAATCAGATTATGTTGTTGATGACATTATTAAGTCTCAAGACCCAATTGAAGCTCTCACCAAATACCCAGATTCAAATTTCGCAAAATTCTGCAGATTGAAGTATCTACTGGTTGTTCATCCCAAGATGGAAGCATCATTTTTCAGGAATTTGGAccagaggaattttgtattagggGGCAAACATCCGAGGACCCCGTTCTACCAAGCATTTGTGAAAATGGCTAGGTGGGTTTGGGTTCTAAGAGGAATTGCAGCCATCATGAAACCCAAAGCAGAGATATTTGGAATTAAAAGAGGAAGCAAATTCTCAGATGTTTACATGGAGTGTGTGGAGGAGGAGATGGAGTATGAAGCTAGAGGTGATGATGAAGGGCAAGCAAGATTCAAAGTTGAGTTTATGGTCATTCCGGGATTTAGAATTGGAGAGAAAATGGTCCGGTCCCAGGTTTACCTATCAAAAAATTAA